The Mannheimia pernigra sequence GTTGGCGGCGAGAGCATTTATTCAATCCAGTAAAGCCGTACCCTATTTAGGGTTGATAATTTTTGCATTCATTTACGCTTTTGGAACAGAATGGGGACAAGCTAATTTTACTGAAACCCGACAAGGCTCTTGGTTAGATGGAGTGGCTGATCTGATTGGTGCAGGAACAGCATTATTAATTGTAAAATATATCTATAAAAAATAACTTCAAATTGCAATAAAAAAAGGCAGGAAACCCTGCCCTTTTTTGAAAACGAAAATATAATTAACGTTTTGAGTATTGTGGACGACGACGTGCTTTGTGTAAACCCACTTTTTTACGTTCAACGCGACGAGCATCACGAGTAACAAAGCCTGCTGCTCGAAGTGCTGGGCGTAAAGTTTCATCATATTCCATTAATGCACGGGTGATACCGTGACGGATAGCACCTGCTTGACCAGAAATACCACCACCAGTTACTGTGATGTATAGGTCTAATTTATCTGTTAATTCAACTAATTCTAATGGTTGACGAACGATCATTCGTGAAGTTTCACGACCGAAGTAAACCTCTAAAGAACGTTGGTTAATGGTAATGTTACCATTGCCCGGTTTGATAAATACACGAGCTGAAGAGCTTTTGCGGCGACCTGTGCCATAGTTTTGATTTGCTACTGTCATTTTTCTGCTCCGTGATTAGATGTCTAAAACTTGTGGTTGTTGTGCAGCGTGGTTATGTTCGTTGCCTGCGTAAACTTTTAATTTACGGAACATTTCACGACCTAAAGGACCTTTAGGTAACATACCTTTAACTGCGATCTCGATCACTGCTTCTGGACGACGTGCAATCATTTCTTTGAAGGTTGCATCTTTGATACCACCTACGTAGCCAGTGTGCCAGTAGTAGATTTTATCAGTTTCTTTTTTGCCAGTTACTGCTACTTTCTCTGCGTTAATCACGATGATGTAATCACCTGTATCTACGTGCGGAGTATATTCAGCTTTATGTTTACCGCGTAAACGGCGTGCTAATTCAGTAGCTAAACGACCTAAAGTTTTACCTGTCGCATCTACTACATACCAGTCACGTTGAACGGCTTCTGGTTTTGCTACAAAAGTTTTCATTAATTAAATACCAAAATTTAAAGTTTATAACCCAATTCCTAAAAAGGAATTACCTATGACGGTAGAATCTAACCCCTTCGAGTCAGTTCTGACCAAACTACTTGGCGGGAAAACCAAGCAAAACAGGGTGGCACGATTATACAGATTTTTTATACCAAAATCTAATATTTTTTAGACTTATTCGTTAAAATTAAGCCTATATCACATTTTAATCATTTGCTGCTTTTCAAATAAAATCTGAAGTGTTAAAAAGACAGTCATAAATTTTACTACTTAAAATATGAGGAGCTTATGATGGAACAATGGACAAGCGATATTTGGATAGCGATTGCTGCTGCATTTATTGTTGGTGCTGTACTAGGTGCTATTCTAGTACGTGCATTTAATAGTAATGTTAAGAAACAACACGAATTAGAGCAAACACTTAAACTGGCAAAAGCAGATATTAATGAAAAAAATCAACAACTTGAGAAACATTTTGAACAATCCGCTCAGTTACTTTCCACTTTAGCAACAGATTATAAAAAACTTTATGCACACTTAGCCCAAAGTTCTGAAAAACTATTGCCTGAAAATGCCAAAAACATTCCCTTTTTCCAACAAACCCAATTGCCTACTCAGCCTAAAAAGACAGGCGAAGATCAGCCACGAGATTATTCTGAAGGCTCATCTGGTTTACTTAAATCGTAAAATTTATCGAAAAAATGACCGCTTGTAGTTATTAACGGCAAGCGGTTTTTCTATTCACTCTCTAATTCGCTGATTATTGTTTCTTGAAGTGCAAATTGCTCTTGCTCGGATAACGCCTGCCCTTTAGCATTATTTACGACAAAGAAATCTTCTACTCTCTCTCCAATTGTAGTAATTTTCGCATTTAGCAAATTCAAATTAAGGCGATTAAAAATATAACCAATTTGTGCTAATAAGCCTTCTCTATCAAGCGTAAATAGTTCAAATTCAGTTTGTTTTTTTGATGTTGCTGGAAGAAAACGTAGTCTAGTTTTGCGTTTAAATGATGAATGTTTAACGGGCTTTTTAATAAATTTAACGTGATTATTCGGCATTCCTAACATTTTAATGAGCGATCGCTGAATTTGCAGACTTCTTTCATTCGTTAAGTCCGCTCCATTACGCTCGGTGACAATAAAGCTATCCAACACTAATCCATTTTCGCTAGTAATAATTTGTGCATCGTGAATACTGATTTTCTTTTGGCTTAATAACTGTGCTATACGAGCAAAAAGCTGGGGTTGATCTTGGCAACACACAAAAATTTCTGTCCCCCCTCTTGCACATTCATTACTTATCAATGCCATTGGCAATTTTTGATTTTTGATATAACTTAAGGTATGCCAGACCAACTGAGTCGGGGTATGGCGTAAAAAATAGCTTTGTGGGCAAGGCTGCCAAAATTCAGCTAAGATTTTACGCTCATTCGGCGAAAGCATAAACTTCATTAGCTCTAAAGCTTGTAAGCGATGCTCGTTCGCTACTGCTTCGTAGTCTAAATTTTCAGCGAGTTGTTTTAAGGTGAATTGGTATAGTTGCGTAAAGAGTGAGGCTTTCCAATCATTCCATAAACTTCCACTCGTTGCACAAATATCAGCAACGGTCAAACAAAGTAGTGAAGATAAAGCGGTCTGATTTTTCACTTTTTTTGCAAATGTACGCACAACTTCAGGGTCGTGAATATCACGCCGTTGAGCAGTAATCGACATTGTTAAATGCTCTTCCACCAGCCATACCATATAGTCGGTTTGCTCTTGATTAAAGTGATGTAATTCGGCAAACGCACTCATATCACCAGCCCCTACCTTAGCGTGATCACCCTCTCTTCCCTTCGCAATATCGTGGAAAAGTGCGGCAATATAAATCAATGCGTGGTTATTCGATAACTGTGAAAATAATGTATGGCAGAGCGGAAAAGCCGAATTTTTAGCATTTTCAGTAAAATGCTCCAAATTCAGCATAACTCGAATGGTGTGTTCATCTACCGTGTAAATATGGAAAAGATCGAACTGCATCAATCCTTCAATCCCTTTCCATTGTGGCAAATAGGCCGCCAAGAAACCTAATTGGTGCATAGGTAAAATAGCTCTAGATACCACTTTAGGCTGATTAAAAAGCTGAACAAACTTTTCTCGCATTTCCCGATCTTCACAAAGTGGTTGCTCTTGCTGCTGGAGAGATAAACGTAATTGTCTTAACGTATCAGCACTCGCATTTAATTGCGGAAAATGCGTCATATGGAAAAAAAGATCCAATATGGTCGTTGGCTGATTTCTGAAAATGCGGCGATCTTCAACAAACAACATCTGATTTTGTTGATAAAAATGCCGATCAAGCGGTTGTTTTTGCCCCATTTTTTGCAAATTCAATAAATGGGCTTGCTCAAAACTATTAAGCAGTAATTGGCTAAGTTGAGAAATGGATTTTGTCGATTGGAAATAATCTCTCATCATCATTTCAACCGCTTGGTTTCCCTCACCTTGATAGCCTAAAAATGCACTTAATTGGAGCTGTCTATCAAATCTCAGGCGGTTATCATAACGTTTGAGTTGTAAATGAAGTGCAAAACGCATCCGAAAAAGCACCGCTTGTGCTGCGGTTAATTCCTTATATTCTTCGTAATAGAGCAAGCCTTTATTGAGCAAATCTAAAAATGAATGCACGCCGTATTGGCGTAACATAATCCACGAGATCAAATTGAGATCTCTTAACCCGCCAGGGCTATGTTTTAAGTCAGGCTCAAGATTGTAGCTGGTATTATGATAGCGGACATAACGAGCGTTTTTTTCGTCCATTTTAGCTTTAAAAAATGCCTGAATGTCCCAAAAATCGGGTTGGTATATTGCTTCTTTTAAATTGAGCCAGAGCTGATGATTGCCGAATAAAAAACGGCCCTCAAGCATATTAGTCGCAACCGAAATTTCAGCCCTGCCAATTTCAATACATTCCTCAATAGTTCGGATACTTGAGCCAAGTTGTAATTTGCTATCCCAAAGTACATTAAATAATTCATTCAACACGTGTTGAGTGCTTTCATCTAACGGCTTTTCAGTTAGCACTAAAATATCCAGATCAGAGAGCGGAAACATTTCTTCCCGCCCATATCCGCCAACGGCTAATAAAGCAAGATCTTCACGTTTTTCTAATCCATATTCTTGCCAAAGTGTATGCAAAATTTCATCATAAAAGCGACTACGTTCGGCAATTAATTCTAGTACATCCGTGTTTGAAAATGCAGCTTTCTGCTGTTGCGTAAATTCAGCTAAAAGCGTTTTTAATTCGTTATCTTTCATTGTTTATTTGTCCAAGTTTTTCAAAATAATAGGCGATTTATTTTGCTTTGCCTATATTTATTTTTAGGCAACAAGCTATAATGCCATTTCTTTGTACATAGAAGGATAATTTATGACTTTTGCTCTTATAGCCATTATTGGCGGCTTACTTGTGCTAGTTTGGAGTGCCGATCGATTTGTTGATGGTGCTGCCTCAGTAGCTCGCCATTTTGGTATGGCTCCGTTACTCATCGGGATTGTCGTAATTGGCTTTGGTACATCCGCACCCGAGATGATTGTTTCAGCTTCATCGGCGTTAAATGGCGTACCTGGTATTGCTCTCGGTAATGCGTATGGCTCAAATATTACTAATATTGCCCTTATTTTAGGTTTAACCGCCATAATTAAACCGCTACGGGTAAACTCTGACGTGTTGAAAAAAGAGTTACCCATTTTAATGGCAGTGACTCTACTTTCTGCTTATTTACTTTACGATGCGAATGTTACTCTCTTAGATGCGATTATTTTACTTGCTATATTTTTGGCTTATATGGTCTGGACAATTATTATCTCTATGAGAAATAAAAATGATGCGTTAGCAATAGATGTTGATGCACAATTAGCTGATAGTTCAGCAATGAGCTTAAAAAAATCGATTCTATGGCTCATTATTGGGTTAGTACTTTTAGTGGTGAGTTCTCAATTTTTAGTTTGGGGAGCGGTTGAAGTAGCCAAATTCTTCGGTGTAAGCGACTTAGTTATCGGGTTAACCATTGTCGCTATAGGCACCTCTTTACCAGAGCTTGCCTCATCAATTGCTGCAGCCCGTAAAGGCGAAGTAGATTTAGCATTAGGTAATATTATCGGTTCTAATTTATTCAATACCCTTGCCGTTGTAGGGATTGCAGGGACAATTGAGTCAATGCAAGTCACAGCAGAAATATTCTATCGTGATATTATTACGATGTCCGCTTTAACTTTCTTACTCTTTATTTATGGTATCAATATTTATCGCCGACCAGAAGGTGGGAGAATTAACCG is a genomic window containing:
- the glnD gene encoding bifunctional uridylyltransferase/uridylyl-removing protein GlnD gives rise to the protein MKDNELKTLLAEFTQQQKAAFSNTDVLELIAERSRFYDEILHTLWQEYGLEKREDLALLAVGGYGREEMFPLSDLDILVLTEKPLDESTQHVLNELFNVLWDSKLQLGSSIRTIEECIEIGRAEISVATNMLEGRFLFGNHQLWLNLKEAIYQPDFWDIQAFFKAKMDEKNARYVRYHNTSYNLEPDLKHSPGGLRDLNLISWIMLRQYGVHSFLDLLNKGLLYYEEYKELTAAQAVLFRMRFALHLQLKRYDNRLRFDRQLQLSAFLGYQGEGNQAVEMMMRDYFQSTKSISQLSQLLLNSFEQAHLLNLQKMGQKQPLDRHFYQQNQMLFVEDRRIFRNQPTTILDLFFHMTHFPQLNASADTLRQLRLSLQQQEQPLCEDREMREKFVQLFNQPKVVSRAILPMHQLGFLAAYLPQWKGIEGLMQFDLFHIYTVDEHTIRVMLNLEHFTENAKNSAFPLCHTLFSQLSNNHALIYIAALFHDIAKGREGDHAKVGAGDMSAFAELHHFNQEQTDYMVWLVEEHLTMSITAQRRDIHDPEVVRTFAKKVKNQTALSSLLCLTVADICATSGSLWNDWKASLFTQLYQFTLKQLAENLDYEAVANEHRLQALELMKFMLSPNERKILAEFWQPCPQSYFLRHTPTQLVWHTLSYIKNQKLPMALISNECARGGTEIFVCCQDQPQLFARIAQLLSQKKISIHDAQIITSENGLVLDSFIVTERNGADLTNERSLQIQRSLIKMLGMPNNHVKFIKKPVKHSSFKRKTRLRFLPATSKKQTEFELFTLDREGLLAQIGYIFNRLNLNLLNAKITTIGERVEDFFVVNNAKGQALSEQEQFALQETIISELESE
- a CDS encoding calcium/sodium antiporter; its protein translation is MTFALIAIIGGLLVLVWSADRFVDGAASVARHFGMAPLLIGIVVIGFGTSAPEMIVSASSALNGVPGIALGNAYGSNITNIALILGLTAIIKPLRVNSDVLKKELPILMAVTLLSAYLLYDANVTLLDAIILLAIFLAYMVWTIIISMRNKNDALAIDVDAQLADSSAMSLKKSILWLIIGLVLLVVSSQFLVWGAVEVAKFFGVSDLVIGLTIVAIGTSLPELASSIAAARKGEVDLALGNIIGSNLFNTLAVVGIAGTIESMQVTAEIFYRDIITMSALTFLLFIYGINIYRRPEGGRINRIEGLLLFSAYIGYNLYLFKTAI
- a CDS encoding YhcB family protein, translating into MEQWTSDIWIAIAAAFIVGAVLGAILVRAFNSNVKKQHELEQTLKLAKADINEKNQQLEKHFEQSAQLLSTLATDYKKLYAHLAQSSEKLLPENAKNIPFFQQTQLPTQPKKTGEDQPRDYSEGSSGLLKS
- the rplM gene encoding 50S ribosomal protein L13, translated to MKTFVAKPEAVQRDWYVVDATGKTLGRLATELARRLRGKHKAEYTPHVDTGDYIIVINAEKVAVTGKKETDKIYYWHTGYVGGIKDATFKEMIARRPEAVIEIAVKGMLPKGPLGREMFRKLKVYAGNEHNHAAQQPQVLDI
- the rpsI gene encoding 30S ribosomal protein S9 encodes the protein MTVANQNYGTGRRKSSSARVFIKPGNGNITINQRSLEVYFGRETSRMIVRQPLELVELTDKLDLYITVTGGGISGQAGAIRHGITRALMEYDETLRPALRAAGFVTRDARRVERKKVGLHKARRRPQYSKR
- a CDS encoding VanZ family protein translates to MNKYTLLAIIWLVVSIYALIFRENGGNPPPFPHIEKIGHFAIFFIQIWLAARAFIQSSKAVPYLGLIIFAFIYAFGTEWGQANFTETRQGSWLDGVADLIGAGTALLIVKYIYKK